In the genome of Rhodoferax sp. BAB1, one region contains:
- a CDS encoding universal stress protein — protein MFKHILVPVDGSETAQKAVQKAAGLAQAFGSQVTAIYVIDPYPFTGLGSDFAYGQAEYLSAATAEAKEATEAAQATLAQAGVPVTTQVIEAHAAWRGILDTAKTLGADLIVMGSHGRRGVEKIVLGSVAQRVLSHAHLSVFVVRD, from the coding sequence ATGTTCAAGCACATCTTGGTGCCCGTCGACGGGTCCGAGACCGCACAGAAAGCGGTTCAGAAGGCCGCCGGCCTGGCCCAGGCTTTCGGCAGCCAGGTCACGGCCATCTACGTGATCGATCCCTATCCCTTCACCGGCCTGGGCAGCGATTTCGCCTACGGCCAGGCCGAGTACCTGAGCGCGGCCACGGCCGAGGCGAAAGAGGCCACCGAGGCGGCGCAGGCTACGCTGGCCCAGGCCGGTGTGCCGGTGACCACCCAGGTGATCGAGGCGCATGCCGCCTGGCGCGGCATCCTCGACACCGCCAAGACGCTGGGCGCCGACCTCATCGTCATGGGCTCGCACGGCCGCCGTGGGGTGGAGAAGATCGTGCTGGGCAGCGTGGCGCAGCGCGTTCTTTCGCATGCGCACCTGTCGGTCTTCGTCGTGCGCGACTGA
- a CDS encoding 2OG-Fe dioxygenase family protein has translation MTSPLFLPPVVAPAALDSTLQQQGHAVLDAAAVCALSGCRLEDLLALRPYWDELPPDAFLKDGGRYRRRRHSCFVLDGEQLTQVPHRAHWQPLEYNALHGGMQRLFEPMAPAMVANPAWAQLLRWLGQVASALKGRQPWYIEAHPFRIDTTDGIGRPTPEGAHRDGVDLVAVFLVQRRGVKGGETRVFEAAGPNGQRFTLSEPWSLLLLDDARVIHETTPIQPVAQPAYRDTLVITLRAGAFQGEDVAP, from the coding sequence ATGACCAGCCCCTTGTTTTTGCCCCCGGTCGTGGCACCGGCGGCCCTGGATAGCACCCTGCAGCAGCAGGGCCATGCCGTGCTCGACGCTGCCGCGGTCTGCGCCCTCAGCGGCTGCCGCCTGGAAGACCTCCTGGCCCTGCGCCCCTACTGGGACGAGCTGCCGCCCGACGCCTTCCTGAAGGACGGCGGCCGTTACCGGCGCCGGCGCCACTCCTGTTTCGTGCTCGATGGTGAGCAGCTCACCCAGGTGCCGCACCGCGCGCACTGGCAGCCGCTGGAGTACAACGCCCTGCACGGCGGCATGCAGCGCCTGTTCGAGCCGATGGCGCCGGCCATGGTGGCGAACCCCGCCTGGGCGCAGCTGCTGCGCTGGCTGGGGCAGGTGGCCTCGGCGCTCAAGGGGCGACAGCCCTGGTACATCGAGGCGCACCCCTTCCGCATCGACACCACCGACGGCATCGGCCGGCCCACGCCCGAAGGCGCACACCGCGATGGCGTGGACCTGGTGGCCGTGTTTCTGGTGCAGCGGCGCGGTGTCAAGGGCGGGGAGACCCGTGTGTTCGAGGCGGCCGGTCCGAATGGCCAGCGCTTCACGCTGAGTGAACCCTGGTCCCTGCTGCTGCTGGACGATGCACGTGTGATCCACGAGACCACGCCCATCCAGCCGGTGGCGCAGCCGGCCTACCGTGATACGCTGGTCATCACGCTGCGCGCCGGCGCCTTCCAGGGCGAAGACGTTGCCCCCTGA
- a CDS encoding ion transporter, with amino-acid sequence MSTSASHSDPTQEPGRPQTGWRLTLYTVIFESDTRAGRLFDIWLIVLILASVLAVVLDSLPGLPAGQRDILYRTEWLFTALFTVEYLARLACVRQPLRYALSFYGVIDLLALLPTWLALLVPEVHALIDVRVLRLLRVFRIFKLTAYLAEFQALGAALRASRRKVLVFISAVMMIVVVMGTLMYVVEGQANGFTSIPTAVYWAITTMTTVGFGDITPKTDLGRFIASFMMLLGWGTLAVPTGIVTAEMTARRLGSQPVSRTCPECLKEGHAPEAHYCLHCGTALPSLVRDGEGVK; translated from the coding sequence ATGAGTACCTCCGCCTCCCATTCCGACCCGACGCAGGAGCCAGGCCGCCCGCAGACCGGCTGGCGTCTGACGCTCTACACCGTCATCTTCGAATCCGATACCCGCGCCGGCCGGCTGTTCGACATCTGGCTCATCGTCCTCATCCTGGCCAGCGTGCTGGCCGTGGTGCTCGACAGCCTGCCGGGCCTGCCCGCCGGCCAGCGCGACATTCTCTACCGCACCGAGTGGCTGTTCACCGCGCTGTTCACCGTGGAGTACCTGGCGCGTCTGGCCTGCGTGCGCCAGCCCCTGCGTTACGCCCTGAGCTTCTACGGTGTCATCGACCTGCTGGCCCTGCTGCCCACCTGGCTGGCCCTGCTGGTGCCCGAGGTGCACGCGCTGATCGACGTGCGTGTGCTGCGGCTGCTGCGGGTGTTCCGCATCTTCAAGCTCACCGCCTACCTGGCCGAGTTCCAGGCCCTGGGTGCCGCGCTGCGCGCGAGCCGGCGCAAGGTGCTGGTCTTCATCTCGGCGGTCATGATGATCGTGGTGGTGATGGGTACGCTGATGTACGTGGTCGAGGGGCAGGCCAACGGCTTCACCAGCATCCCCACCGCCGTCTACTGGGCCATCACCACCATGACCACCGTGGGTTTCGGCGACATCACGCCCAAGACCGATCTGGGCCGTTTCATCGCCTCCTTCATGATGCTGCTGGGCTGGGGCACGCTGGCCGTGCCCACCGGCATCGTCACCGCCGAAATGACGGCGCGCCGCCTGGGCAGCCAGCCGGTCTCGCGCACCTGCCCCGAGTGCCTGAAAGAAGGCCATGCGCCCGAGGCGCATTACTGCCTGCACTGCGGCACCGCCCTGCCGTCGCTGGTGCGAGACGGGGAAGGTGTCAAATAA
- a CDS encoding methyl-accepting chemotaxis protein encodes MSNSAMLATRPMPTKVRAGHEGFFTYHGFWAPGVRLFRQMRFMSKALVISLAFVLPLLAMLGFQISNQYLKTMRDRETATRQHVEIAHGLLVWAQAQEQAGKLSREQAQELARDSVSRLRYEREEYFWINDMQPRVVMHPIKPELNGQDVSDLKDPNGLRLFQAFVAKVRADGKGFVAYQWPKPGESRPVDKISYVMGFEPWGWVIGSGIYVNDVQNELRQQVLLDAGVTLFALLFAAYLFFCFYRVMDGGLRETRRHLRAMTSGDLTTTPSPWGRDEAAQLMIELRHMQDSLRDMVVQVRHASDEIVRSSTESAHGATDLSARTEQAAASLEESAASMEQISATVKTTQSHTEEASGEARHNAEAAVQGGRIMQEVVSTMERIRQSSAQIAEIIGTIDGIAFQTNILALNAAVEAARAGEQGKGFAVVAGEVRMLAQRSAEAAREIKALIGGSVEQVSIGASVVQRAGTTIEEIVASARRVSELLASIAISAREERVGIGQVGEAIQELDRMTQQNAALVQETVGTANTLNDQARYLADQVARFRLPA; translated from the coding sequence ATGAGCAACAGTGCGATGCTGGCCACGCGCCCCATGCCGACGAAGGTGCGCGCCGGTCACGAAGGATTCTTCACCTACCACGGCTTCTGGGCCCCGGGCGTTCGGCTGTTCCGCCAGATGCGCTTCATGTCCAAGGCCCTGGTGATTTCGCTGGCCTTCGTGCTGCCGCTGCTGGCCATGCTGGGTTTCCAGATCAGCAACCAGTACCTCAAGACCATGCGCGACCGCGAGACCGCGACACGCCAGCACGTCGAGATCGCGCACGGGCTGCTGGTCTGGGCGCAAGCCCAGGAGCAGGCTGGAAAGCTCAGCCGGGAACAGGCCCAGGAACTGGCACGTGATTCGGTCAGCCGGCTGCGTTACGAACGCGAGGAGTATTTCTGGATCAACGACATGCAACCGCGTGTCGTGATGCACCCGATCAAGCCCGAGCTCAACGGTCAGGACGTGTCGGACCTCAAGGATCCGAATGGCCTGCGGCTGTTCCAGGCTTTCGTCGCCAAGGTGCGCGCCGATGGCAAGGGTTTTGTCGCCTACCAGTGGCCCAAGCCGGGCGAGAGCCGTCCCGTGGACAAGATCTCGTATGTGATGGGCTTCGAGCCCTGGGGCTGGGTGATCGGTTCGGGCATCTACGTCAACGACGTGCAGAACGAGCTCAGGCAGCAGGTGCTGCTCGACGCGGGTGTCACCTTGTTTGCCCTGCTGTTCGCCGCCTATCTTTTTTTCTGCTTCTACCGGGTGATGGACGGTGGTCTGCGTGAAACCCGCCGCCACCTGCGCGCCATGACCAGCGGTGACCTGACCACCACCCCCTCACCCTGGGGTCGTGACGAAGCGGCCCAGCTGATGATCGAGCTGCGCCACATGCAGGATTCGCTGCGCGACATGGTGGTGCAGGTGCGCCACGCCAGCGACGAGATCGTGCGCTCCAGCACCGAGTCGGCCCATGGCGCCACCGACCTTTCCGCGCGTACCGAGCAGGCCGCCGCCAGCCTGGAGGAGTCGGCCGCGTCGATGGAGCAGATCTCGGCCACCGTCAAGACCACGCAGTCGCACACCGAAGAGGCTTCGGGTGAAGCTCGGCACAACGCCGAGGCCGCCGTCCAGGGCGGGCGCATCATGCAGGAGGTGGTGAGCACCATGGAGCGCATCCGCCAATCCTCGGCCCAGATCGCCGAGATCATCGGCACCATCGACGGCATTGCCTTCCAGACCAATATCCTGGCGCTCAACGCCGCGGTGGAGGCGGCGCGCGCCGGGGAGCAGGGTAAGGGTTTTGCCGTGGTGGCCGGCGAGGTGCGCATGCTGGCGCAGCGCAGCGCTGAAGCGGCGCGCGAGATCAAGGCGTTGATCGGCGGCAGCGTCGAGCAGGTGTCCATCGGCGCCAGTGTGGTGCAGCGCGCCGGTACCACCATCGAGGAGATCGTGGCTTCGGCCCGGCGCGTCAGCGAGCTGCTGGCCTCGATCGCGATCAGCGCGCGTGAGGAGCGGGTGGGCATCGGCCAGGTGGGCGAGGCCATCCAGGAACTGGACCGCATGACCCAGCAGAACGCCGCCCTGGTGCAGGAGACCGTGGGCACGGCCAATACCCTGAACGACCAGGCGCGGTACCTGGCGGACCAGGTGGCACGCTTCCGTTTGCCAGCCTGA
- a CDS encoding PAS domain S-box protein — translation MTSALTLESTAAHILRHMPEALIFCDLEGIIRVWNGGAEKVFGWTAAEAVGQSLDLIIPERMRKAHWDGFNQALERGGVKPGRTSMITRSLHKSVEFIYVDMSFEMVRNEAGQMLGSLAVARDATKRFNDEKALRKQLADLTAPKPSA, via the coding sequence ATGACCTCAGCCCTCACCCTCGAATCCACCGCCGCCCATATCCTGCGTCACATGCCGGAGGCGCTGATCTTCTGTGACCTCGAAGGCATCATCCGCGTCTGGAACGGCGGCGCCGAGAAGGTATTCGGCTGGACTGCAGCCGAAGCCGTGGGCCAGAGCCTGGACCTCATCATCCCCGAACGCATGCGCAAGGCACACTGGGACGGTTTCAACCAGGCGCTGGAGCGCGGCGGCGTCAAACCCGGGCGCACCTCGATGATCACGCGCTCGCTGCACAAAAGCGTGGAGTTCATCTACGTGGACATGAGCTTCGAGATGGTGCGCAATGAGGCCGGCCAGATGCTGGGCTCGCTGGCCGTGGCGCGTGACGCCACCAAACGCTTCAACGACGAGAAGGCCCTGCGCAAGCAGCTGGCCGACCTGACGGCGCCCAAGCCGTCGGCCTGA
- a CDS encoding potassium transporter Kup: MDMNQQTQGREGLAALTLGALGVVYGDIGTSPLYTMKEVFGPHTGIPLDAPHLIGAVSTIFWGLMLVVTLKYVLLILRADNRGEGGIMALTALAAQAAGKTHRRRVALLLVGVMGAALFYGDSVITPAISVLSAVEGLEVVTPLLKPYVLPVTAAVLVALFAVQRYGTGLVGRLFGPIILLWFSVLALTGVVEILREPAILAALNPLEALAFLRAQGWHMFVALGAIVLAFTGAEALYADMGHFGKRPIQLAWTGLVLPALALNYMGQGALLMRDPSALESPFYRLFPAAWLIPAVVLATLATVIASQAVISGAYSMTKQAMQLGLLPRLQVHYTSTREAGQIYMPQVNWLLLAAVLLAVVGFGSSSALASAYGIAVTVTMLITTALTFFVIRHAWNYPLPLALAATGAFLLLDAMLVAACMLKFLDGGWFPLVAGVLIFLVMATWRRGRELLLDNIRQGDPELLPFIGTLSAEAMHRVPRTAVYAVANPDTVPQALMHNLKHNQVLHERNLILTVVFHDVPWIPFEERVQVTPLVPGFWKVQINYGFQNQPDIPKALELCQAQGLPINLFETSYFLSREIVVPTRGAGMARWREALFALMSRNAGNVADFFRLPNNCVIELGTRVQI; this comes from the coding sequence ATGGATATGAATCAGCAAACGCAGGGCCGCGAAGGCCTGGCCGCCCTGACCCTGGGCGCACTCGGTGTGGTGTACGGCGACATCGGCACCAGCCCGCTCTACACCATGAAGGAAGTTTTCGGACCGCATACCGGCATACCGCTGGACGCCCCGCACCTGATCGGCGCGGTGTCGACCATCTTCTGGGGCCTGATGCTGGTGGTGACGCTCAAGTACGTGCTGCTCATCCTGCGCGCCGACAATCGCGGCGAGGGCGGCATCATGGCGCTCACGGCGCTGGCGGCGCAGGCCGCTGGCAAGACCCACCGGCGGCGCGTGGCTCTGCTGCTGGTAGGGGTGATGGGCGCGGCGCTTTTTTATGGCGACAGCGTCATCACGCCTGCCATCTCGGTGCTCAGTGCCGTCGAGGGGCTGGAGGTGGTCACACCTCTGCTCAAGCCTTATGTCCTGCCTGTCACCGCGGCTGTGCTGGTGGCCCTGTTTGCCGTGCAGCGCTACGGCACGGGACTGGTAGGCAGATTGTTCGGTCCTATCATCCTGCTGTGGTTCAGCGTGCTGGCCCTGACCGGCGTGGTGGAGATCCTGCGTGAACCGGCCATCCTGGCCGCGCTCAACCCACTCGAGGCGCTGGCCTTCCTGCGCGCGCAGGGCTGGCACATGTTCGTGGCCCTGGGCGCCATCGTGCTGGCCTTCACCGGTGCCGAGGCGCTGTATGCCGACATGGGACACTTCGGCAAGCGGCCTATCCAGCTGGCATGGACCGGCCTGGTGCTGCCGGCGCTGGCGCTCAATTACATGGGGCAGGGCGCCTTGCTGATGCGTGACCCGAGCGCGCTGGAAAGTCCCTTCTACCGCCTGTTCCCGGCCGCCTGGCTGATTCCTGCCGTGGTACTGGCCACCCTGGCCACGGTGATCGCCTCGCAGGCAGTCATCTCGGGTGCCTATTCCATGACCAAACAGGCCATGCAACTGGGCCTTCTGCCGCGCCTGCAGGTGCATTACACGTCCACCCGGGAAGCGGGGCAGATCTACATGCCCCAGGTCAACTGGCTGCTGCTGGCCGCGGTGCTGCTGGCGGTGGTGGGTTTCGGCAGCTCGTCCGCGCTGGCCTCGGCCTATGGCATCGCGGTGACGGTCACCATGCTGATCACCACCGCGCTGACTTTCTTTGTCATCCGCCATGCCTGGAACTACCCGCTGCCACTGGCGCTGGCGGCCACCGGCGCCTTCCTGTTGCTCGACGCCATGCTGGTGGCTGCGTGCATGCTGAAGTTCCTGGACGGTGGCTGGTTCCCCTTGGTCGCGGGCGTGCTGATCTTCCTCGTCATGGCCACCTGGCGGCGCGGGCGCGAGCTGTTGCTCGACAATATCCGCCAGGGCGACCCCGAGTTGTTGCCTTTCATCGGCACTCTCTCGGCCGAGGCCATGCACCGCGTCCCGCGCACAGCCGTGTATGCCGTGGCCAACCCGGACACGGTGCCGCAGGCGCTGATGCACAACCTCAAGCACAACCAGGTGCTGCACGAGCGCAACCTGATTCTCACAGTCGTCTTCCATGATGTGCCCTGGATCCCCTTCGAGGAGCGGGTGCAGGTCACGCCGCTGGTGCCGGGTTTCTGGAAGGTGCAGATCAATTACGGTTTCCAGAACCAGCCGGACATCCCGAAGGCGCTGGAGCTGTGCCAGGCCCAGGGCCTGCCCATCAACCTGTTCGAGACGTCCTACTTCCTGAGCCGCGAGATCGTGGTGCCCACGCGAGGTGCCGGCATGGCACGCTGGCGCGAAGCGCTGTTTGCCCTGATGTCGCGCAACGCGGGCAATGTGGCGGACTTCTTCCGCCTGCCCAACAATTGCGTGATCGAGCTGGGGACGCGGGTGCAGATCTGA
- a CDS encoding response regulator, which produces MSLRVLVVEDDREIRTLVQSALAVEGFEVQTAVTLSEATALVQHSPPDLIVLDLGLPDGEGLQLVREVRRQSSLPIVVVSARHQEEQKIVLLDAGADDYLTKPFSVAELLARMRVALRHRGTALAAAVTEHVLDDLRIDLATRTVTRDGQPVHLTPTEFKLLACLVRSAGRVVTHRQLLADVWGPEYTEHTHYLRLYMGQLRAKIERDPAEPRHLLTETGVGYRLAGD; this is translated from the coding sequence ATGAGCCTGCGCGTGCTGGTGGTCGAGGACGACCGCGAAATCCGCACCCTGGTGCAGTCTGCGCTGGCGGTCGAGGGTTTCGAGGTGCAGACGGCGGTGACGCTGAGCGAAGCCACCGCGCTTGTGCAGCACAGCCCGCCTGACCTCATCGTGCTCGACCTGGGCCTGCCCGACGGCGAGGGACTGCAGCTGGTGCGCGAAGTGCGTCGCCAGTCCAGCCTGCCCATCGTCGTGGTCTCGGCGCGCCACCAGGAAGAACAGAAGATCGTGCTGCTCGACGCCGGCGCCGATGACTACCTGACCAAGCCCTTCAGCGTGGCCGAGCTGTTGGCGCGCATGCGTGTGGCGTTGCGCCATCGCGGTACGGCCCTGGCGGCGGCAGTCACCGAACACGTGCTGGACGACCTGCGCATCGACCTGGCCACGCGCACCGTGACGCGCGATGGCCAGCCCGTGCATCTCACGCCCACGGAGTTCAAGCTCCTGGCCTGTCTGGTGCGCAGCGCCGGCCGGGTGGTGACGCACCGCCAGTTGCTGGCCGACGTCTGGGGCCCGGAATACACCGAGCACACGCACTACCTGCGCCTGTACATGGGGCAGTTGCGTGCCAAGATCGAACGCGATCCGGCCGAGCCGCGCCACCTGCTGACCGAAACCGGTGTGGGCTACCGCCTGGCCGGGGACTGA
- a CDS encoding prepilin-type N-terminal cleavage/methylation domain-containing protein, whose amino-acid sequence MKKLNRGFTLIELVIVITIIAILAAIALPRYIALQSDARAAKLQAAAGSVRSAAALAKALCITQTGTGSTTFLMAGGCNVAAGATVGIVMDGQNVLTAFAYPTAAAGGIQAAAQLGADYTVTFAGDVMTVQSPGATTPANCQFTYTWAPVANGAPTVSTPDISGC is encoded by the coding sequence ATGAAAAAGCTCAACCGCGGTTTCACGCTGATCGAACTGGTCATCGTGATCACCATCATCGCCATCCTGGCCGCCATCGCGCTGCCGCGTTACATCGCCCTGCAGTCGGATGCCCGTGCAGCCAAACTGCAGGCTGCCGCTGGTAGCGTCCGGTCGGCCGCCGCCCTGGCCAAAGCCTTGTGCATCACCCAGACCGGCACGGGCTCCACCACCTTCCTGATGGCCGGCGGCTGCAACGTGGCTGCCGGTGCTACCGTTGGCATCGTCATGGACGGCCAGAACGTGCTGACAGCTTTTGCCTACCCCACGGCTGCGGCTGGCGGCATCCAGGCTGCTGCGCAACTGGGGGCCGACTACACAGTCACGTTCGCAGGTGACGTGATGACGGTCCAGTCCCCTGGCGCGACGACCCCCGCCAACTGCCAGTTCACCTATACCTGGGCGCCGGTCGCCAACGGCGCGCCGACGGTCTCGACACCGGATATCAGCGGCTGCTGA
- a CDS encoding hemerythrin domain-containing protein: protein MATALPGFDAPAVGFEAPYEMLEACHERVQRSLDLLGRLVDYIADKGHDAQTRSAAADVLRYFDLAAPLHHQDEEQHVFPLLLAQGDAPLRAIVQRLQADHRQMETRWAVVREALLRWREPACQEPVPADIRTAIAQFRSVYAGHIEAEEGLVFPAARAAMSEATQAAMGAEMQARRRA, encoded by the coding sequence GTGGCCACCGCCCTGCCCGGCTTCGACGCCCCGGCCGTGGGCTTCGAGGCACCCTACGAGATGCTGGAAGCCTGCCACGAGCGTGTGCAGCGCAGCCTGGACCTGCTGGGGCGCCTGGTCGACTACATCGCCGACAAGGGCCACGACGCCCAGACGCGTTCGGCAGCGGCCGACGTGCTGCGCTACTTCGATCTCGCCGCACCGCTGCACCACCAGGACGAGGAGCAACACGTCTTCCCCCTGCTGCTGGCACAGGGCGACGCCCCCTTGCGCGCCATTGTCCAGCGCCTGCAGGCCGATCACCGGCAGATGGAAACACGATGGGCCGTGGTGCGCGAGGCGCTGCTGCGCTGGCGCGAGCCCGCTTGCCAGGAGCCTGTCCCGGCCGACATCCGCACCGCCATCGCGCAATTCCGCAGCGTGTACGCAGGCCATATCGAGGCCGAGGAAGGACTGGTGTTTCCCGCCGCGCGTGCCGCCATGAGCGAGGCCACACAGGCGGCCATGGGCGCCGAGATGCAGGCCCGGCGCCGGGCCTGA
- a CDS encoding sugar phosphate isomerase/epimerase, with amino-acid sequence MNDRRSMEEAIRGFGMDTITLAGPLQAKLQAMKDAGFSQVMLKANDLVGHPGGWKAAAQEVRESGLRGTGFQVLRDFEGLSGHLHDYKVDIAKTMLEMCAELGCDVLLACSSTSAHASQDLDHIARDLRKLAMLAVPFGIRIAYEGLSWGRTINEYTTAWDVVNRADAPNLGVCIDSYHILAAKTPLDGILDLDPSRIFLVQLSDFMWNETPTFEERMATARTYRVFPGEGVHTTELIDLVQKLDRLGYAGDYSFEVFNDDFVQMPLPMVAERARKSALWLADDILRRSLPLPNQLRLRRSHA; translated from the coding sequence ATGAACGACCGGCGCAGCATGGAGGAAGCCATCCGCGGTTTCGGGATGGACACCATCACCCTGGCCGGTCCGCTGCAGGCCAAGCTGCAGGCCATGAAAGACGCCGGCTTCAGCCAGGTCATGCTCAAGGCCAATGACCTGGTCGGCCACCCCGGCGGCTGGAAGGCCGCCGCGCAGGAAGTGCGTGAGAGCGGGCTGCGTGGCACGGGTTTCCAGGTGCTACGCGACTTCGAAGGCCTGAGCGGCCACCTGCACGACTACAAGGTCGACATCGCCAAGACCATGCTGGAGATGTGCGCCGAACTGGGCTGCGACGTGCTGCTGGCCTGTTCCTCCACCTCGGCCCACGCGAGCCAGGACCTGGACCACATCGCACGCGACCTGCGCAAGCTGGCCATGCTGGCCGTGCCCTTCGGCATCCGCATCGCCTACGAGGGCCTGTCCTGGGGCCGTACCATCAACGAATACACCACGGCCTGGGACGTGGTCAACCGTGCCGACGCGCCCAACCTGGGCGTCTGCATCGACTCGTACCACATCCTGGCCGCCAAGACGCCGCTGGACGGCATCCTCGACCTCGACCCGTCCAGGATCTTCCTGGTCCAGCTCTCCGACTTCATGTGGAATGAAACACCCACCTTCGAGGAGCGCATGGCCACGGCGCGCACCTACCGGGTCTTCCCCGGCGAAGGCGTGCACACCACCGAGCTCATCGATCTGGTGCAGAAGCTCGACCGGCTCGGTTATGCCGGCGACTACAGCTTCGAGGTCTTCAACGACGATTTCGTGCAGATGCCCCTGCCCATGGTGGCCGAACGCGCCCGCAAGTCGGCGCTCTGGCTGGCCGACGACATCCTGCGCCGCTCGCTGCCGCTACCGAATCAATTGAGGCTGCGTCGCAGCCACGCCTGA
- a CDS encoding DUF4118 domain-containing protein encodes MDPHPVPAPLRPWLTVAGLLALATLLGWVLDAQVSLTSQAMIYVLAVVIAAYRLAWQASLACAVGAVIALNFFFVPPRWTFDVESREHFIALAVMLVVALVISRLASGLRRETEIARVNEQRARQLQTLAGELVTATQPTDVWQLGQVALGAAFAGPCQLVLAGGMGEPAPDGDLEPQVRDGLRSCMKERAVLGPGTGRWPGLEAWYLPLRDQDEVFGAACVRPALASDEAGREHAQALCALLAQALGRLRLGHAMQVAQSEADRQQLQSTFLAAISHDLRTPLAAIVAAASSLQTQRERLDAAAQARLLQSIVNEANYLSSMSDNTLQLLRLAQPGQALQLGWESLEEIVGAVLGRVRQHDPARRIRSRVPEGLPLVRADAVLLSQLLTNLLDNALKYSEGEVELSVVSRDGRVDVCVKDRGPGVPEAEREAVFLPYVRGDRAGRRGTGLGLAVCRAIAQAHGAQLLLRPRAGGGSSFCLQLPVEPQPATPEAA; translated from the coding sequence ATGGACCCGCACCCTGTCCCTGCCCCGCTCCGGCCATGGCTCACCGTTGCCGGCCTGCTGGCGCTCGCCACGCTGCTGGGCTGGGTGCTGGATGCGCAGGTTTCGCTGACCAGCCAGGCCATGATCTATGTGCTGGCGGTCGTGATCGCAGCTTACCGCTTGGCCTGGCAGGCGTCGCTGGCCTGTGCCGTGGGGGCTGTCATCGCCCTGAACTTCTTTTTCGTGCCGCCGCGCTGGACCTTTGATGTCGAGAGTCGCGAGCACTTCATCGCGCTGGCGGTTATGCTGGTGGTGGCACTGGTCATCAGCCGGCTGGCCAGTGGCTTGCGGCGTGAAACGGAGATCGCACGGGTCAACGAGCAGCGGGCGCGCCAGTTGCAGACGCTGGCGGGTGAGCTGGTGACTGCTACACAGCCGACGGACGTATGGCAACTTGGACAGGTGGCACTGGGCGCCGCCTTTGCCGGCCCTTGCCAGCTGGTCCTGGCCGGTGGCATGGGGGAACCTGCGCCCGACGGCGACCTGGAGCCGCAGGTCCGTGACGGCCTGCGCAGCTGCATGAAGGAGCGCGCCGTGCTGGGGCCGGGCACCGGGCGCTGGCCCGGATTGGAGGCCTGGTACCTGCCGCTGCGTGACCAGGACGAGGTGTTCGGGGCTGCGTGCGTGCGCCCGGCCCTGGCAAGCGATGAAGCCGGGCGCGAACATGCACAGGCCTTGTGCGCCCTGCTGGCACAGGCCCTGGGGCGTTTGCGCCTGGGGCATGCCATGCAGGTGGCGCAGAGCGAGGCCGATCGCCAGCAACTGCAAAGTACTTTCCTGGCGGCCATCTCGCACGACCTGCGCACACCGCTGGCGGCCATCGTCGCGGCGGCCTCGTCCCTGCAGACGCAGCGCGAGCGGCTCGATGCAGCAGCACAGGCACGCCTGCTGCAGAGCATCGTCAATGAAGCGAACTACCTGAGCAGCATGAGCGACAACACCCTGCAGCTGCTGCGCCTGGCCCAGCCGGGTCAGGCTTTGCAGCTCGGCTGGGAATCGCTGGAGGAGATCGTCGGTGCGGTGCTGGGCCGCGTGCGCCAGCACGATCCGGCGCGCCGCATCCGCTCGCGCGTGCCTGAAGGGCTGCCCCTGGTGCGGGCCGATGCCGTGCTGCTATCCCAGTTGCTGACCAACCTGCTCGACAACGCGCTCAAGTACAGCGAGGGTGAAGTGGAGCTGTCGGTGGTGTCGCGCGATGGACGTGTGGATGTCTGTGTCAAGGACCGGGGCCCCGGTGTCCCCGAGGCCGAGCGCGAAGCCGTCTTCCTGCCCTATGTGCGCGGCGACCGCGCGGGTCGGCGCGGCACGGGCCTGGGGCTGGCAGTGTGTCGCGCCATCGCCCAGGCGCACGGGGCTCAACTGCTGCTGCGTCCGCGTGCCGGTGGCGGCAGCAGCTTCTGCCTGCAACTGCCGGTCGAACCGCAACCCGCGACACCGGAGGCAGCATGA